In Rhizobium lusitanum, a genomic segment contains:
- a CDS encoding glycoside hydrolase family 2 protein, whose protein sequence is MKTLALDTGWTLSRLRAPSTAPSLPTTIPATVPGNVHTDLLSARLITNPYLDVNEISQDWIGRSAWRYRMAFNWDSDDADQVDLSCLGLDTAARVELNGTLLGETRNMHRSYRFDIREKLKDGRNELIIDFESAYVHGEAVRAALGTAADIPANYPGPSNLIRKMACNFGWDWGPTVVTAGIWKPVAIESWTKARLGTVRPEITLQGGDGVARVRVEIEWAAEGMDSAALVMSVGGKRSEVRIAQGETHTLVECRVDNPQVWWPHGLGDQPLYDLDLQLLGSDGAVLDRWQRRVGFRSVRLDTTPDEIGSAFTLVVNDVPVFARGANWIPDDCFLPRVTRERYRERIAQARDANMNILRVWGGGIYETDTFYEECDAAGIMVWQDFLFACAAYPEDEPVYSEIEAEAREAITRLMPYPSLVLWNGNNENIWGYFDWGWQDVLANRPWGAGYYLDLLPKLVAEIDPTRPYWPGSPYSGSMDIAPNADEHGCKHIWDVWNEVGYETYRNYIPRFCSEFGWQAPPTYGTLAGSVREKNRAPASPGVLHHQKATTGNNKLLKGLEGWFPAPENFDDWLFVTQLNQARAISFGVDHMRSHRPTCMGAIVWQLNDCWPVTSWAAIDGGGRKKPLWYALRNSYAPHLLTIQPRGDGLAAIAVNDATLFWRVPFTVERFDFNGKLLARHSVWRILCDRFENAEISIPKDVATPGDPQREFLRARLGDSDAWWFFEKDMELQYPQPRFEIEAAPTADGIAVTVTAQTFLRDLCLFPDRINPDAEVDDMLVSLMPGESRTFRIKGLSKEAWDDADLSSVMRTANQVASANQHR, encoded by the coding sequence ATGAAGACACTAGCACTCGACACCGGCTGGACCCTCTCCCGCCTCCGCGCACCCTCCACCGCCCCCTCCCTGCCCACAACGATCCCGGCCACCGTGCCGGGCAATGTGCACACCGATCTCCTGTCCGCCCGACTGATCACGAACCCCTATCTCGATGTCAACGAGATCTCCCAGGACTGGATAGGCCGCTCGGCCTGGCGCTACCGTATGGCCTTCAACTGGGATAGCGATGACGCGGATCAGGTCGATCTCTCCTGCCTTGGCCTCGACACGGCGGCACGCGTAGAGCTAAATGGCACCTTGCTCGGCGAGACGCGCAACATGCACCGCAGCTACCGTTTCGATATTCGTGAGAAACTCAAGGACGGCCGCAACGAGCTGATCATCGATTTCGAGTCCGCCTATGTCCATGGCGAGGCCGTGCGCGCCGCACTCGGCACCGCCGCCGACATCCCCGCCAACTATCCCGGCCCCAGCAACCTCATCCGCAAGATGGCCTGCAATTTCGGCTGGGACTGGGGCCCGACCGTCGTTACCGCCGGCATATGGAAGCCGGTCGCCATCGAGAGCTGGACGAAGGCGCGTTTGGGCACCGTTCGCCCGGAAATCACCCTGCAAGGCGGCGACGGCGTCGCCCGTGTGCGCGTCGAGATCGAATGGGCTGCCGAGGGCATGGACAGCGCGGCGCTTGTAATGTCGGTCGGCGGCAAGCGATCCGAGGTGCGCATCGCACAGGGCGAAACGCATACGCTGGTGGAATGCCGGGTCGATAATCCTCAGGTCTGGTGGCCGCATGGGCTTGGCGACCAGCCGCTCTACGATCTTGACCTCCAGCTTCTGGGGTCTGACGGCGCGGTGCTGGATCGCTGGCAACGGCGCGTCGGCTTCCGCTCGGTGCGGCTCGACACAACGCCCGATGAAATCGGCTCTGCCTTCACTCTCGTCGTCAACGACGTGCCGGTCTTTGCGCGTGGCGCCAACTGGATCCCGGACGATTGCTTCCTGCCGCGCGTGACGCGGGAGCGCTATCGCGAGCGGATTGCCCAGGCCCGAGACGCCAATATGAATATCCTGCGCGTCTGGGGCGGCGGCATCTACGAGACCGATACCTTCTACGAGGAATGCGACGCGGCGGGCATCATGGTCTGGCAGGACTTCCTCTTTGCCTGCGCCGCCTACCCTGAAGACGAGCCGGTCTACAGCGAGATCGAGGCGGAAGCCCGCGAGGCGATCACCCGGCTGATGCCCTATCCCTCGCTGGTGCTCTGGAACGGCAACAACGAGAATATCTGGGGCTATTTCGACTGGGGCTGGCAGGATGTGCTCGCCAACCGCCCCTGGGGCGCCGGCTACTATCTCGACCTCCTGCCCAAACTCGTCGCCGAGATCGACCCGACGCGGCCCTATTGGCCCGGCAGTCCCTATTCCGGCTCGATGGATATCGCACCGAATGCCGACGAGCATGGCTGCAAGCACATTTGGGATGTCTGGAACGAGGTCGGCTACGAGACCTACCGCAACTATATCCCACGTTTCTGCTCCGAATTCGGCTGGCAGGCGCCTCCGACCTACGGGACGCTTGCCGGATCCGTGCGGGAGAAAAATCGCGCGCCCGCCTCGCCCGGTGTTTTGCATCACCAGAAGGCCACGACCGGCAACAACAAGCTGCTGAAGGGTTTGGAGGGCTGGTTCCCCGCGCCGGAAAACTTCGACGACTGGCTCTTCGTTACCCAACTCAATCAGGCCCGCGCCATCAGCTTCGGTGTCGACCACATGCGCTCGCATCGCCCCACCTGCATGGGCGCGATCGTCTGGCAGCTCAATGATTGCTGGCCGGTGACCTCCTGGGCAGCGATCGATGGCGGCGGGCGGAAGAAGCCGCTCTGGTACGCACTGCGCAACAGCTACGCCCCGCATCTCCTCACCATCCAGCCGCGCGGCGATGGTCTCGCCGCCATCGCCGTCAACGATGCCACCCTGTTCTGGCGCGTGCCGTTCACCGTCGAGCGTTTCGACTTCAACGGCAAGCTTCTCGCTCGTCATTCCGTCTGGCGCATCCTCTGCGACCGCTTCGAAAATGCGGAGATATCGATCCCCAAGGATGTGGCGACACCCGGCGATCCCCAGCGGGAGTTTTTACGCGCCCGCCTCGGCGATTCCGACGCCTGGTGGTTCTTCGAAAAGGATATGGAGCTGCAATATCCGCAGCCGCGTTTCGAAATAGAGGCCGCGCCAACCGCAGACGGCATAGCCGTCACGGTCACGGCACAGACCTTCCTGCGCGATCTCTGCCTGTTTCCCGACCGGATCAACCCGGATGCCGAGGTCGACGACATGCTGGTCAGCCTGATGCCGGGCGAGAGCAGGACGTTCCGCATAAAGGGTCTGTCAAAAGAAGCCTGGGATGATGCCGATCTTTCTTCTGTCATGCGCACGGCCAATCAGGTCGCGAGCGCTAATCAACATCGGTGA